One Cyanobium sp. Tous-M-B4 DNA segment encodes these proteins:
- a CDS encoding DUF3365 domain-containing protein, whose product MSWPSRLLSKLIRFVGRPGFVLVLLILSLVGLPFVMVNSLASATVKQMELQADEISTLATGIRSYYADNVVARLQQADGQAVFTENYREVHGGIPIPATLSIELGALFDSAHSDGRINYAFLSDYPFAKRDVPPLDSFEEMALQSLRKDPNQPRIVSLERPLFGSATYRLATPVFMRPACVTCHNQHPDSPKRDWKVGDVRGIQEVTVRGIQVDGFGQIGYLVGYVALLGVVSVGAAATFQRQNKMLSVNNLRLKEGSQREVGLSDKLRQQVQELSLLGSVVENATFGVSIADMRRDDYPLIYVNEAFSKITGYPKDKAAGFNCRFLRGPDTDPNTTAEIARAIQEGRSFTCELVNYRLNGERFWNRLTIYPFGGKPGKPDFYVGNQVDITNIRTLGQAAVDRLASLKTPLDNASQQVNHALSMMQDMQFCDNDINLNQLDLEKFLKVENGLLAQVKAELEALTLIASEQDLSDTAEI is encoded by the coding sequence ATGAGCTGGCCGTCTAGGTTGTTATCAAAACTGATAAGGTTTGTTGGCAGGCCAGGCTTCGTTTTGGTGTTGCTAATTCTTAGCCTTGTCGGCCTTCCTTTTGTGATGGTTAACAGTCTTGCTTCGGCGACTGTAAAACAGATGGAGCTGCAAGCCGATGAGATTTCCACTTTGGCTACTGGTATTCGCAGTTACTATGCCGATAATGTAGTTGCACGCTTGCAACAAGCTGACGGCCAAGCTGTATTTACTGAAAATTACCGTGAAGTCCATGGGGGCATTCCAATACCTGCAACATTGTCCATTGAATTGGGGGCATTGTTTGATAGTGCCCATAGTGATGGTCGTATAAATTACGCTTTTCTGTCTGACTATCCGTTTGCGAAGAGAGATGTCCCACCACTTGATAGTTTCGAAGAAATGGCTTTACAGAGCCTACGCAAGGATCCTAACCAGCCTCGTATAGTTAGTCTTGAGCGCCCACTTTTTGGATCTGCTACATATAGACTTGCTACGCCAGTATTTATGAGGCCAGCCTGTGTAACTTGCCACAATCAGCATCCTGATTCACCCAAGCGAGATTGGAAGGTTGGTGACGTTCGTGGCATTCAGGAGGTAACTGTGCGTGGCATTCAAGTTGATGGATTCGGCCAGATTGGATATTTAGTTGGCTATGTAGCCTTGCTTGGGGTTGTTTCTGTTGGAGCAGCGGCAACCTTTCAGCGGCAAAATAAAATGCTTTCAGTTAATAACCTACGACTTAAAGAAGGTAGTCAAAGAGAGGTTGGCTTGTCTGATAAGTTGCGCCAACAAGTCCAAGAGCTATCACTTCTTGGTTCTGTTGTAGAGAATGCAACTTTTGGAGTTTCTATTGCTGACATGAGACGAGATGATTATCCTTTGATCTACGTTAACGAAGCCTTCTCTAAAATAACAGGCTATCCTAAGGATAAAGCGGCTGGTTTCAACTGCAGGTTTCTGCGTGGACCAGACACAGACCCCAATACCACTGCTGAGATTGCCAGGGCTATTCAAGAAGGCCGTTCTTTTACATGTGAGTTAGTAAACTATAGATTAAATGGTGAACGATTCTGGAATAGATTAACAATTTATCCATTCGGTGGAAAGCCTGGTAAGCCTGATTTCTATGTTGGCAATCAGGTCGATATCACGAATATTAGAACGCTTGGACAAGCTGCTGTTGATAGATTAGCTTCACTAAAAACACCTCTTGATAATGCATCTCAGCAAGTCAATCATGCCTTGTCAATGATGCAAGATATGCAGTTTTGCGACAATGATATAAATTTAAACCAACTTGACCTTGAGAAATTCTTAAAAGTTGAAAATGGTTTATTGGCTCAGGTTAAGGCAGAACTTGAAGCGCTAACCCTCATTGCAAGCGAACAAGATTTATCGGATACCGCGGAAATTTAA
- a CDS encoding GGDEF domain-containing phosphodiesterase: MSSKYQASDRFDVVCDLAEAITGSEAARVLLASQPLPSSEVLVIDGTARDSRLDSLLMPDSDKPVNFYARFPLISRTGFALGSLCLYDSASRTLDPRSHAAMLWLATQTVSIIEADLAPALAKPQSSEEQRALDLLISRGQLLRQLDRLLELELHPPFALVRCQLKGYGSISATLGGRPAEALVNEAARRLINAVPKTAYLARFSDSQFIFLISDLSDENSVVPIVTRIIDLFVEPFRIAEHRVPLSVAIGITLQQGSYSDPEDMLADANMALRIASRHIHSQYRFFDLETRRLARESYALEADVRLAIQQKEMIPFFQPIVDLNSCEPMGFEVLARWPRADGNFVSPSVFVPVARSVGLTAELDLQIIEKALEHVGTLSRVVPWRSMVLSVNLSANLLDDLLMRRRFLQLIDDHQLPMGWYLQAEILEESLQDATSGFDEFLRHLSERQIRITIDDFGTGYSSLSRLTSMPINGFKIDLSFVQLLDDPVRPSNKLVSTMGALADDLGLSTTAEGVETQRQRTWLIDRGFRLAQGFLFAPPMSLGDAMSYLESLRLRSSAIAVELDPPPLRFRDRLLRFLLNPF, encoded by the coding sequence ATGAGTAGTAAATACCAGGCTTCTGATCGCTTCGATGTTGTTTGTGACCTCGCTGAGGCCATCACTGGCTCAGAAGCGGCACGGGTTCTTCTTGCTAGCCAACCTCTGCCATCCAGCGAAGTTTTGGTGATTGATGGAACGGCTCGTGATTCACGACTCGATTCTCTTTTGATGCCAGATAGTGATAAGCCTGTAAATTTTTATGCACGCTTTCCCTTAATTAGTCGGACAGGCTTTGCTCTTGGTTCACTATGCCTTTACGATAGCGCCTCTCGTACCCTAGATCCCCGCAGTCATGCAGCAATGCTATGGCTAGCTACTCAAACTGTTTCAATCATTGAGGCTGATTTAGCTCCAGCTCTAGCCAAACCGCAATCATCGGAAGAGCAACGGGCTCTTGATCTTCTCATTAGTAGAGGTCAATTGTTGCGTCAACTCGATCGCTTATTGGAGCTTGAGTTGCACCCTCCTTTCGCTTTAGTACGTTGCCAGCTCAAGGGCTATGGGAGTATTAGCGCCACCCTAGGAGGCCGACCCGCGGAGGCCTTAGTGAATGAGGCGGCGCGTCGCTTAATTAATGCTGTGCCTAAGACGGCTTATCTTGCTCGCTTTTCTGATTCGCAGTTCATTTTCCTGATATCTGATCTAAGTGATGAAAATTCTGTTGTTCCAATCGTCACGCGCATAATTGACCTTTTCGTTGAACCCTTTAGGATTGCTGAGCATCGCGTTCCGTTGTCTGTAGCCATTGGCATCACCCTGCAGCAGGGTTCATATTCTGATCCTGAGGATATGCTCGCCGACGCAAATATGGCTTTGCGTATTGCCAGTCGACATATTCATAGCCAATATCGTTTCTTTGATCTAGAGACGAGACGTCTAGCGCGTGAAAGTTATGCCCTCGAGGCTGATGTGCGCTTAGCTATTCAGCAAAAGGAAATGATCCCTTTTTTCCAGCCGATTGTTGATCTCAACTCTTGTGAACCAATGGGTTTTGAGGTTTTAGCACGTTGGCCCAGAGCTGATGGCAACTTTGTATCTCCCTCTGTATTCGTTCCTGTCGCTCGCTCGGTTGGACTAACAGCCGAGCTTGATTTGCAAATAATTGAAAAAGCTCTGGAGCATGTGGGAACTCTCTCTCGTGTTGTGCCATGGCGCTCCATGGTGCTAAGCGTTAACTTATCAGCTAATCTGCTTGATGATTTGTTGATGCGCCGTCGGTTTTTGCAGTTGATCGACGATCATCAGCTCCCGATGGGATGGTATTTGCAAGCTGAGATTTTAGAGGAGTCTCTGCAGGATGCCACCTCGGGATTTGATGAATTCCTTCGCCATTTATCCGAGCGCCAAATTCGTATTACTATTGACGACTTTGGTACTGGTTACTCCTCCTTGTCCCGGTTAACAAGTATGCCCATAAATGGATTTAAGATTGACCTGAGTTTTGTGCAACTTCTTGACGACCCAGTGAGGCCAAGTAATAAGCTTGTATCAACTATGGGGGCTTTGGCTGATGATCTTGGTCTGAGTACCACCGCTGAAGGGGTTGAGACCCAGCGTCAGAGGACTTGGTTGATAGACCGAGGTTTTCGTCTTGCTCAGGGATTCCTTTTCGCGCCTCCTATGTCCTTAGGGGATGCGATGAGCTATCTCGAGAGTTTGCGACTGCGCAGTTCTGCTATTGCAGTTGAGTTAGATCCACCACCTTTGCGGTTTAGGGATCGTTTGCTTCGCTTTTTGCTAAATCCTTTTTAG
- a CDS encoding diguanylate cyclase, with product MIGELLPASNFLSSIKSRAFFVFLRVGVASSLLMSAGLASHLLLESNREVISHAYEIRSIVSTFLRLDKPSFSGDAALLSRYRLQHNDDLKEGINYILVLDSEGRIVKSSRPAWNRLLIADPMLARSESDDSQFRAIRNCFIENTSNSAICFKNYIGFYLPFAGSFTLALPVKFILNDRGLRQDNHLVVINFDPSITSSGFATDLLLIALFSFVFLGLVFFVLALALYSRLTPVLRRFIDIDNLTGLLNRRACMDMGMRLLSHGEADQVPYVLGILDLDNFKAINDAYGHQCGDFALQEAAAILRKSLYGNDDLLARLGGEEFFVIAQCSSAHGLIMMDRLRVAVEQQLIQWQGRQIKLTVSIGVVGSEHFGYNLNHLYAQADAALYRAKEMGRNRVCSSSSVQDNVLYDPWSPGKAWADSFSHHFEPGSESDS from the coding sequence GTGATCGGCGAACTTCTTCCGGCCTCTAATTTTCTTTCGAGCATAAAATCTCGCGCTTTTTTTGTTTTCTTGCGGGTTGGAGTTGCATCATCGCTTTTAATGTCAGCAGGTTTGGCATCTCATCTCCTGCTTGAGTCAAACAGAGAGGTGATCAGCCATGCTTACGAGATAAGATCTATTGTATCTACCTTTTTGCGTCTTGATAAGCCTTCGTTCTCTGGAGACGCTGCCTTATTGTCTCGGTACAGACTTCAGCACAACGACGATCTCAAGGAGGGAATCAACTATATTTTAGTACTTGATTCCGAAGGACGTATTGTAAAGAGTAGTCGACCTGCCTGGAACCGTCTTTTAATTGCAGATCCAATGCTGGCAAGATCTGAATCTGACGATTCTCAGTTTCGAGCGATCCGTAATTGTTTTATTGAAAATACTTCAAACTCTGCCATCTGTTTCAAAAACTATATTGGCTTTTACCTACCATTCGCCGGTAGTTTTACCCTAGCGTTGCCTGTAAAATTTATTCTTAACGATCGGGGCTTGCGACAAGATAATCATTTGGTCGTAATAAACTTTGACCCGTCAATTACCTCTTCTGGATTTGCAACAGACTTATTATTAATTGCTTTGTTTAGCTTTGTGTTTTTAGGATTGGTTTTTTTTGTATTGGCTCTTGCCCTGTATTCTCGTCTTACCCCAGTATTGCGTAGATTTATTGATATTGATAATCTCACCGGATTGTTGAATCGTCGTGCATGCATGGATATGGGCATGCGCCTTTTGTCCCATGGAGAAGCAGATCAAGTTCCCTATGTTTTGGGCATTCTCGATTTGGATAATTTTAAAGCAATAAATGATGCCTATGGACATCAGTGTGGTGATTTCGCGCTTCAGGAGGCTGCGGCAATCTTGAGAAAATCTCTGTATGGAAATGATGATTTGTTGGCACGCTTGGGTGGCGAAGAATTTTTTGTTATTGCTCAATGTTCTTCTGCTCATGGCTTGATAATGATGGATAGATTGCGAGTGGCTGTTGAACAGCAATTGATCCAATGGCAAGGTAGACAGATCAAGTTGACAGTAAGTATTGGTGTGGTTGGCTCAGAGCATTTTGGGTATAATTTGAACCACTTATATGCTCAGGCTGATGCTGCTCTTTATCGCGCCAAGGAAATGGGGCGCAATAGGGTATGCAGCTCATCATCAGTACAAGACAACGTATTATATGATCCATGGTCGCCAGGCAAAGCATGGGCCGACTCCTTTAGCCACCATTTTGAGCCAGGTTCAGAATCAGATTCATGA